The Eremothecium gossypii ATCC 10895 chromosome VII, complete sequence nucleotide sequence TGCGGCCGAGCCTGTCGATGTTGGGATGGTAGATTTTGGTCAAGAAGCGCACCTTGGGAGGCTCCATGGGGTACTCGTCCGGGAGGAAGAGCTCCAGGCGGAAGACGCCGTGCTCGTAGGGGCTTTGCTGGGGGCCCTCGATGGACACGTCGAAGTAGCGGAGGTTGTCCTCGTGCGGCTCGGCGGAGATACCGGGTACCGGGTCGCTAACGAGGCGTTCGGTCTCCTGCGGGGGGGTTAGTGAGGGCTCGGGCCGGCGGTCGTGGGCAACATACCTTGATGATTCTCTTGGGTAACGGCACCATTGTGTGGTGGCGGGAGGGGCGGACGGTTATGTGGCGAGGGTCCGGCCTATATGTATGCGTTCGTGCAGCGCGAGGTGTGTGACGGCGACAGTTATCGTGACAGAACTGGTGAGTGCGACAGCGAGTTCCACGTTGAGGTATTGCATAAGGGCCCGGGCTAATATACATATTATGTATGCTTATAGACGTACAGTAGTTATAGCAAGTACACAAGGCCGCGGAGCTGCACGGAGAACGGTGTGGTTAAATTACAGACGCAGCATAAATGCATAGACGCACAGGTACTAGAAACACAGAGTGAATGGTTATGACTTCCCACAAATTATTTAAAAAAATCAAGATTTAAGATGCCCATAAGGAGCCAGGCGCCGAGCCAGGTCCTTCTTCGATCTCTTCTCGCGGAATTCTAGATAGGAACAATGGATAGAAAGTGACAGCGGGCCGCTGGAGCGGCGCAACAGTCAAAGGCGTCAT carries:
- the UBC13 gene encoding E2 ubiquitin-conjugating protein UBC13 (Syntenic homolog of Saccharomyces cerevisiae YDR092W (UBC13); 1-intron), producing the protein MVPLPKRIIKETERLVSDPVPGISAEPHEDNLRYFDVSIEGPQQSPYEHGVFRLELFLPDEYPMEPPKVRFLTKIYHPNIDRLGRICLDVLKTNWSPALQIRTVLLSIQALLATPNPNDPLANDVAKDWIADEAAATAKAREWTALYAKPAAPQ